A window of Planctomycetaceae bacterium contains these coding sequences:
- a CDS encoding DUF1549 domain-containing protein, with amino-acid sequence MLYRSRTVICLTICLLTSVAARAQQPGSPGQHVDFAHDVVPILQKHCVSCHGGREAKGSFSLNTRELLVDSGHIVAGKPAESYLLELVASEDPETRMPPADKPRVSKAEQQVLRAWVAEGAVWEDGYSFAPVSYEPPLLPRRPELPEALPGRNHPVDRILDQYLASNGIVRPQAIDDALFMRRVSLDLVGLLPTQEQLHAFVASTQPNKREQLIDDLLNQQIAYADHWLTFFNDLLRNDYSGTGFITGGRTQISAWLYDALLQNMPFDVMARELIAPATPASRGYIDGIKWRGEVSAGQTVEIQFAQSISQSFLGINMKCASCHDSFIDRWKLDEAYGLAAIYSTRPLEIHRCDKPVGRQAQASWLFPELGQVDPSAERDVRLQQLASLMTHPDNGRFSRTIVNRLWYKLMGRGIVHPLDAMQSEPWNADLLDYLAVSLCDNHYDLKAVLRLIATSQAYQSQCLSQATEPGSSAYLYRGPVARRMTAEQFLDNVWQLTSAAPTTIDAPVFRAVSNDPSAPDLQLQAKWIWGDSASEGKTPPAGESISLRKSFKLEQSVERGGAVITCDNAFTLYINGREVSRGDNWTQPQAVAMHTLLKKGDNQIVVVASNAGNGPNPAGLFFESRLVLADQSTVLIASDETWEFNARTPNGREGRLGGIPGKWAAATVVQPVSSWTQTIDASARNTLSLAISGNVPMVRASLVKNDFLMKSLGRPLREQIVSMRPSELSTLEAIDLSNGAAFAASLQRGGETLASREWKGRSELIQFVFESTLCRRPTQEEVLAVESFLSGEPSPTEIEDLLWAVFMMPEFMLVR; translated from the coding sequence ATGTTGTATCGATCCCGGACGGTAATCTGTCTGACTATTTGCCTGCTCACTTCTGTTGCTGCACGCGCACAGCAGCCAGGTAGTCCCGGTCAACACGTTGACTTTGCTCACGATGTTGTGCCGATTCTTCAAAAGCATTGCGTTTCTTGTCATGGTGGTCGCGAAGCCAAGGGTAGTTTCTCGTTGAATACTCGGGAATTGCTTGTTGATTCAGGGCATATTGTCGCTGGCAAACCAGCGGAATCTTATCTGCTGGAACTTGTCGCATCGGAAGATCCCGAAACCCGAATGCCTCCCGCGGATAAACCGCGTGTTTCAAAGGCCGAACAACAAGTGTTGCGTGCCTGGGTTGCGGAAGGTGCCGTTTGGGAGGATGGCTACAGTTTTGCTCCGGTATCGTACGAACCACCGCTGCTTCCGCGCCGTCCTGAGCTTCCCGAGGCTCTTCCGGGCCGCAATCATCCGGTAGATCGAATCCTGGATCAGTACCTTGCGTCGAATGGAATTGTGCGACCGCAGGCAATTGATGACGCTCTGTTTATGCGTCGTGTCTCGCTGGATCTGGTCGGATTGCTGCCAACGCAGGAGCAGTTGCATGCATTTGTTGCCAGTACGCAGCCAAATAAACGTGAGCAGTTGATTGACGATCTGCTAAATCAGCAGATTGCATATGCCGATCACTGGCTGACTTTTTTCAATGATCTGCTGCGGAACGATTACAGCGGTACGGGTTTCATTACGGGAGGGCGTACGCAGATCAGCGCCTGGCTTTACGATGCTCTATTGCAGAATATGCCCTTCGATGTGATGGCGCGTGAACTAATTGCTCCGGCAACGCCTGCAAGTCGAGGGTACATCGATGGTATTAAATGGCGCGGGGAGGTGAGCGCGGGGCAAACGGTAGAGATTCAATTCGCGCAGAGTATTTCCCAGTCGTTTCTTGGCATCAACATGAAGTGTGCCTCGTGCCATGACAGCTTTATCGATCGATGGAAACTGGATGAAGCCTACGGTCTGGCAGCTATCTACTCGACACGTCCTCTGGAAATTCATCGCTGCGATAAGCCTGTTGGTCGTCAGGCTCAGGCTTCCTGGCTGTTTCCGGAACTGGGACAGGTCGATCCGTCCGCAGAGCGTGACGTACGGCTGCAACAGCTGGCGAGTTTGATGACGCATCCGGACAACGGACGTTTCTCTCGAACGATTGTCAATCGGCTCTGGTACAAGCTGATGGGGCGTGGCATCGTTCATCCTCTGGACGCGATGCAGTCAGAGCCGTGGAATGCAGACCTGCTGGACTATCTGGCGGTGTCACTCTGCGACAACCACTACGATCTGAAAGCCGTGCTTCGTCTGATCGCAACATCGCAGGCCTACCAGTCGCAGTGTCTGTCTCAGGCAACGGAGCCGGGCAGCAGCGCTTATCTCTATCGCGGCCCTGTCGCGCGTCGCATGACGGCAGAGCAATTTCTTGACAACGTCTGGCAGCTTACGTCCGCCGCGCCGACGACAATTGACGCTCCGGTGTTTCGCGCGGTATCGAATGATCCTTCAGCACCCGATCTGCAATTGCAGGCAAAGTGGATTTGGGGAGACTCTGCTTCCGAAGGAAAAACACCACCCGCCGGTGAATCGATCTCGCTTCGTAAGAGTTTCAAACTGGAACAATCGGTTGAACGTGGCGGTGCGGTCATCACCTGCGACAACGCCTTTACCCTTTATATTAATGGTCGCGAAGTCAGCCGTGGTGACAACTGGACTCAGCCTCAGGCAGTGGCCATGCATACGCTGCTGAAGAAGGGCGACAATCAAATTGTTGTGGTGGCAAGCAACGCCGGCAATGGGCCCAATCCTGCGGGTCTGTTTTTTGAATCTCGCCTGGTTCTTGCGGACCAGTCAACGGTCCTGATCGCATCTGACGAAACCTGGGAGTTCAATGCCAGAACTCCCAATGGCCGTGAAGGCAGACTGGGCGGCATTCCAGGTAAATGGGCAGCGGCGACCGTCGTGCAACCGGTGTCCTCATGGACGCAGACAATCGATGCATCCGCCCGCAATACTCTTTCGCTGGCGATCAGCGGTAACGTTCCAATGGTCCGCGCGTCACTTGTGAAAAATGACTTCCTGATGAAATCGCTGGGTCGACCATTGCGCGAGCAGATTGTTTCAATGCGTCCGTCGGAGCTTTCGACACTGGAAGCAATCGACCTGAGCAACGGAGCTGCGTTCGCTGCGTCGCTGCAGCGCGGGGGAGAAACGCTGGCGTCCAGAGAATGGAAAGGTCGAAGCGAACTTATTCAATTTGTCTTCGAATCGACGTTGTGCCGGCGACCGACACAAGAAGAAGTTCTGGCCGTGGAGTCGTTCCTGAGCGGTGAGCCATCGCCGACCGAAATCGAAGACCTGTTATGGGCCGTTTTCATGATGCCGGAATTCATGCTCGTGCGGTAG